Proteins from one Aspergillus nidulans FGSC A4 chromosome VIII genomic window:
- a CDS encoding uncharacterized protein (transcript_id=CADANIAT00001840) has product MYTYTPTSKFLVLAPIQSAPLAATNEQTETNISSVRERSDSSSSTTSSTRLSRGAAARLPAGFLFLGYDHPTALSPGL; this is encoded by the coding sequence ATGTACACCTACACTCCCACTTCCAAGTTCCTCGTTCTGGCTCCTATCCAGTCTGCTCCGCTTGCTGCTACCAACGAGCAGACCGAGACAAACATCTCTTCAGTCCGTGAGCGTTCTGACAGCTCGTCgtccaccaccagcagcaccCGACTGAGTCGGGGTGCTGCTGCCCGCCTCCCAGCGGGATTCCTCTTCCTAGGCTACGACCACCCCACGGCCCTCAGTCCCGGCCTCTGA